From Lycium ferocissimum isolate CSIRO_LF1 chromosome 12, AGI_CSIRO_Lferr_CH_V1, whole genome shotgun sequence, one genomic window encodes:
- the LOC132038994 gene encoding uncharacterized protein LOC132038994 isoform X5 → MKENKLNLENNGCGELEISPKMPDFGNLLNPPSNLEISSESDNQMQILISDQDSHLGIPILLKEDNLEKKEDELKLENNGFGELEMKEEELILESNGFDELKLENNGNLLDPPNLEISSESDNQMQILKNNGCGLLEKKEDELNPGCGELEMKEEELKLKNNGCGELETKEDKLNLENSGSVELEMKEDELNLEKNGCCDELERKKDELNLENNGCCGELEMKEDELMLENNDCGELVMKEDEVILENNGCVELEMKEDELMLENNGCVELEANENELNLENNGCCVELEMKENKLKLENNGCCGELEMKEDELNLENSGCVELEMKEDELNLENSGCVELEMKEDELILENSGCVELEMKEDELILENSGCVELEMKEDELILENSGCVELEMKEDELILENNGCDELILENNGCAELEIRGLRPSSGGSVAKKSLDEFVKDWVERKVNAGIDKRNCVLPFLIHAPKSVECSVCQRLIFPGEEVECSVRDCPGIFHLECAKEILGSSSPKTFKCPQHVCYVCNKKIHLWRCIRCPLASHDKCAAFPEHVVHLNDQPGRVICWKHPSDWRLEKQHEAPASNLEEIFKSLPLPYMEEEFKIDINWKDMIDNRSEPPPYVHIKRNVYLIKRKRDDINADSGCTSCRSTECSDSCVCRVQSISCSKACHCSDMCSNRPFRRDRRIKLVKTELCGWGVVAAESVNKGDFIIEYIGEVIDDALCEKRLWDMKYKGVKNFYMCELRKDFTIDATFKGNLSRFLNHSCDPNCKLEKWQVEGETRVGVFAARSIEVGEPLTYDYRFVQFGPEVKCHCGASNCQGYLGSKKKITSKLDICWGLKRKRTSTSCLAIIKVNSC, encoded by the exons ATGAAAGAAAACAAGTTAAATCTGGAAAATAATGGTTGTGGTGAGTTGGAAATTAGCCCAAAAATGCCTGATTTTGGTAATCTTTTGAACCCTCCATCAAATCTTGAAATTTCCAGTGAATCTGATAACCAAATGCAGATACTGATTTCTGACCAAGATTCCCACTTGGGTATCCCTATTTTGCTAAAAGAAGAcaacttggaaaagaaagaagatgaattGAAACTGGAAAACAATGGTTTTGGTGAGTTGGAAATGAAAGAGGAAGAGTTAATTCTTGAAAGCAATGGTTTTGATGAGTTGAAACTGGAAAATAATGGAAACCTTTTGGACCCTCCAAATCTTGAAATTTCCAGTGAATCTGATAACCAAATGCAGATACTAAAAAATAATGGTTGTGGTttgttggaaaagaaagaggatgAGTTAAATCCTGGTTGTGGTgagttggaaatgaaagaagaagagCTGAAACTAAAAAATAATGGTTGTGGTGAGTTGGAAACGAAAGAGGATAAGTTAAATCTGGAAAATAGTGGTTCTGTTGAGTTGGAAATGAAAGAGGATGAgttaaatctggaaaaaaatgGTTGTTGTGATGAGTTGGAACGGAAAAAAGACGAGTTAAATCTGGAAAATAATGGTTGTTGTGGTGAGTTAGAAATGAAAGAAGATGAGTTAATGCTTGAAAACAATGATTGTGGTGAGTTGGTAATGAAAGAAGACGAGGTAATTCTTGAAAACAATGGTTGTGTTgagttggaaatgaaagaagaCGAGTTAATGCTTGAAAACAATGGTTGTGTTGAGTTGGAAGCGAACGAAAACGAGTTAAATCTTGAAAACAATGGTTGTTGTGTTgagttggaaatgaaagaaaacaagttgaaattggaaaacaaTGGTTGTTGTGGTgagttggaaatgaaagaagaCGAGTTGAATCTTGAAAACAGTGGTTGTGTTGAGCTGGAAATGAAAGAAGACGAGTTGAATCTTGAAAACAGTGGTTGTGTTGAGCTGGAAATGAAAGAAGACGAGTTAATTCTCGAAAACAGTGGCTGTGTTgagttggaaatgaaagaagaCGAGTTAATTCTTGAAAACAGTGGCTGTGTTgagttggaaatgaaagaagaCGAGTTAATTCTTGAAAACAGTGGTTGTGTTgagttggaaatgaaagaagaTGAGTTAATTCTTGAAAACAATGGTTGTg aTGAGTTAATTCTTGAAAACAATGGTTGTGCTGAGTTGGAAATTAGGGGTTTGAGGCCGAGTAGTGGTGGGTCGGTGGCGAAAAAGAGTTTGGATGAGTTCGTTAAGGATTGGGTTGAAAGGAAGGTCAATGCTGGTATTGATAAGCGGAATTGTGTATTGCCATTCCTTATTCATGCCCCAAAATCg GTTGAGTGCTCTGTTTGCCAAAGATTAATTTTTCCAGGCGAGGAGGTAGAATGCTCTGTTCGAGATTGTCCGGGAATTTTCCACTTAGAGTGTGCAAAAGAAATACTCGGGTCATCTTCTCCCAAAACATTTAAGTGCCCTCAGCAT GTATGTTATGTTTGTAATAAAAAGATACATCTCTGGCGGTGCATCAGATGTCCACTAGCATCACATGATAAATGTGCAGCATTTCCGGAGCACGTGGTTCATTTGAATGATCAGCCAGGGCGAGTTATTTGTTGGAAGCATCCATCAGATTGGCGTCTGGAGAAG CAGCATGAAGCCCCAGCAAGTAATTTGGAG GAGATATTCAAGAGTTTGCCTTTACCATACATGGAGGAGGAGTTCAAGATTGACATAAATTGGAAAGACATGATTGATAACAGATCTGAACCACCTCCTTACGTGCATATCAAGAGAA ATGTCTACCTCATTAAGAGAAAACGTGATGACATTAATGCTGATAGTGGGTGCACGAGCTGCAGATCCACTGAATGCTCGGACAGTTGTGTTTGCAG GGTTCAATCCATAAGTTGTTCGAAGGCGTGCCATTGCTCTGATATGTGCTCAAACAGACCATTTCGGAGAGATAGAAGGATAAAACTTGTCAAG ACTGAACTTTGTGGTTGGGGGGTAGTAGCAGCTGAATCCGTAAACAAAGGTGACTTCATAATTGAGTACATTGGCGAAG TAATTGACGATGCCTTGTGTGAGAAAAGGCTTTGGGACATGAAATACAAGGGAGTGAAAAATTTCTACATGTGTGAACTACGGAAAGATTTCACAATTGATGCAACATTCAAGGGAAACTTGTCCCGTTTTCTCAACCATAGCTGTGATCCTAATTGCAAATTGGAAAAATG GCAGGTAGAAGGTGAGACTCGAGTTGGTGTCTTTGCTGCTCGATCCATTGAAGTAGGAGAACCTCTGACCTATGATTACAG ATTTGTGCAGTTTGGACCGGAAGTGAAGTGCCATTGTGGAGCTTCGAATTGTCAAGGCTATCTTGGCAGCAAAAAGAAAATCACAAGTAAACTGGACATCTGCTGGGGTTTGAAACGCAAGAGAACGTCTACTTCTTGCCTCGCGATCATTAAAGTGAATTCATGTTAG
- the LOC132038994 gene encoding spindle pole body component 110 isoform X6, which translates to MKENKLNLENNGCGELEISPKMPDFGNLLNPPSNLEISSESDNQMQILISDQDSHLGIPILLKEDNLEKKEDELKLENNGFGELEMKEEELILESNGFDELKLENNGNLLDPPNLEISSESDNQMQILKNNGCGLLEKKEDELNPGCGELEMKEEELKLKNNGCGELETKEDKLNLENSGSVELEMKEDELNLEKNGCCDELERKKDELNLENNGCCGELEMKEDELMLENNDCGELVMKEDEVILENNGCVELEMKEDELMLENNGCVELEANENELNLENNGCCVELEMKENKLKLENNGCCGELEMKEDELNLENSGCVELEMKEDELNLENSGCVELEMKEDELILENSGCVELEMKEDELILENSGCVELEMKEDELILENSGCVELEMKEDELILENNGCGVLEMKEDELIRENNGCVELEMKEDELTRKNNGCGELEKKENELILENNGCVELEMKEDELILENNGCAELEIRGLRPSSGGSVAKKSLDEFVKDWVERKVNAGIDKRNCVLPFLIHAPKSVECSVCQRLIFPGEEVECSVRDCPGIFHLECAKEILGSSSPKTFKCPQHVCYVCNKKIHLWRCIRCPLASHDKCAAFPEHVVHLNDQPGRVICWKHPSDWRLEKQHEAPASNLEEIFKSLPLPYMEEEFKIDINWKDMIDNRSEPPPYVHIKRNVYLIKRKRDDINADSGCTSCRSTECSDSCVCSNIDTNSNDSFTIFCDLHKYNWQVKLIYLSKHVCQSE; encoded by the exons ATGAAAGAAAACAAGTTAAATCTGGAAAATAATGGTTGTGGTGAGTTGGAAATTAGCCCAAAAATGCCTGATTTTGGTAATCTTTTGAACCCTCCATCAAATCTTGAAATTTCCAGTGAATCTGATAACCAAATGCAGATACTGATTTCTGACCAAGATTCCCACTTGGGTATCCCTATTTTGCTAAAAGAAGAcaacttggaaaagaaagaagatgaattGAAACTGGAAAACAATGGTTTTGGTGAGTTGGAAATGAAAGAGGAAGAGTTAATTCTTGAAAGCAATGGTTTTGATGAGTTGAAACTGGAAAATAATGGAAACCTTTTGGACCCTCCAAATCTTGAAATTTCCAGTGAATCTGATAACCAAATGCAGATACTAAAAAATAATGGTTGTGGTttgttggaaaagaaagaggatgAGTTAAATCCTGGTTGTGGTgagttggaaatgaaagaagaagagCTGAAACTAAAAAATAATGGTTGTGGTGAGTTGGAAACGAAAGAGGATAAGTTAAATCTGGAAAATAGTGGTTCTGTTGAGTTGGAAATGAAAGAGGATGAgttaaatctggaaaaaaatgGTTGTTGTGATGAGTTGGAACGGAAAAAAGACGAGTTAAATCTGGAAAATAATGGTTGTTGTGGTGAGTTAGAAATGAAAGAAGATGAGTTAATGCTTGAAAACAATGATTGTGGTGAGTTGGTAATGAAAGAAGACGAGGTAATTCTTGAAAACAATGGTTGTGTTgagttggaaatgaaagaagaCGAGTTAATGCTTGAAAACAATGGTTGTGTTGAGTTGGAAGCGAACGAAAACGAGTTAAATCTTGAAAACAATGGTTGTTGTGTTgagttggaaatgaaagaaaacaagttgaaattggaaaacaaTGGTTGTTGTGGTgagttggaaatgaaagaagaCGAGTTGAATCTTGAAAACAGTGGTTGTGTTGAGCTGGAAATGAAAGAAGACGAGTTGAATCTTGAAAACAGTGGTTGTGTTGAGCTGGAAATGAAAGAAGACGAGTTAATTCTCGAAAACAGTGGCTGTGTTgagttggaaatgaaagaagaCGAGTTAATTCTTGAAAACAGTGGCTGTGTTgagttggaaatgaaagaagaCGAGTTAATTCTTGAAAACAGTGGTTGTGTTgagttggaaatgaaagaagaTGAGTTAATTCTTGAAAACAATGGTTGTggtgtgttggaaatgaaagaagaTGAGTTAATTCGTGAAAACAATGGTTGTGTTgagttggaaatgaaagaagaTGAGTTAACTCGTAAAAACAATGGTTGTGGtgagttggaaaagaaagaaaacgagTTGATTCTTGAAAACAATGGTTGTGTTgagttggaaatgaaagaagaTGAGTTAATTCTTGAAAACAATGGTTGTGCTGAGTTGGAAATTAGGGGTTTGAGGCCGAGTAGTGGTGGGTCGGTGGCGAAAAAGAGTTTGGATGAGTTCGTTAAGGATTGGGTTGAAAGGAAGGTCAATGCTGGTATTGATAAGCGGAATTGTGTATTGCCATTCCTTATTCATGCCCCAAAATCg GTTGAGTGCTCTGTTTGCCAAAGATTAATTTTTCCAGGCGAGGAGGTAGAATGCTCTGTTCGAGATTGTCCGGGAATTTTCCACTTAGAGTGTGCAAAAGAAATACTCGGGTCATCTTCTCCCAAAACATTTAAGTGCCCTCAGCAT GTATGTTATGTTTGTAATAAAAAGATACATCTCTGGCGGTGCATCAGATGTCCACTAGCATCACATGATAAATGTGCAGCATTTCCGGAGCACGTGGTTCATTTGAATGATCAGCCAGGGCGAGTTATTTGTTGGAAGCATCCATCAGATTGGCGTCTGGAGAAG CAGCATGAAGCCCCAGCAAGTAATTTGGAG GAGATATTCAAGAGTTTGCCTTTACCATACATGGAGGAGGAGTTCAAGATTGACATAAATTGGAAAGACATGATTGATAACAGATCTGAACCACCTCCTTACGTGCATATCAAGAGAA ATGTCTACCTCATTAAGAGAAAACGTGATGACATTAATGCTGATAGTGGGTGCACGAGCTGCAGATCCACTGAATGCTCGGACAGTTGTGTTTGCAG CAACATTGACACCAACTCCAATGACAGCTTCACCATCTTCTGTGATCTCCATAAATATAATTGGCAAGTCaaactaatttatttatctAAACACGTTTGTCAATCTGAATGA